DNA sequence from the Peptoniphilus sp. GNH genome:
ATGAATTTTGATTATTTTTATAATAGGCAATCTGAGATGTATAACTTCATTAGGTTACCTATGGTATTAATGGAAGATGAGATTTTTGAGAGTATTTCTATTGAATCTAAAGTTTTGTATTCATATATGCTTAATCGAATGGGTCTTTCATATAAAAATGGCTGGATAGATGAAGATGGAAAAGTCTTTATTTACTACACAATTGAAAGTATAAAAGATCAATTTAATTGTGCCAGTGAAAAAGCAAATAAATTAATAGCTGAGCTTGATATTAAATCAGGAATAGGACTGATTGAAAAGAAAAGACAAGGACTGGGAAAGCCTAACAGAATTTATGTTAAAGACTTTATGAGCATATTTAATAATATGGAATTAAAAAATCAAGAAGTTCGAAAAACAAAATTCCAGAAGTTCGATAATCGAAATTCAAGAGATTCGAATATCGAAAGTCAAGATTTTCGAAAATCGGAAGGTAACTATAACAATATTAGTAATAATGAGTTAAGAAATAATGATTTTAGTAAGGGACAAAAGCCTTATGGAATATATAAAAATATATTTTTGACTGATGAAGAATACAAGGACTTAACAAATGAGTTAGGAAACAGAATTAATGAGTACATTGATAGGTTGTCGTCATATATGAAAGCAAATAACAGAGATTATCAGGATCACAAGGCAACGATAATCAATTGGTATCTTAATGATCAGGCAAAAAATATTAATAATAATACAACAAGGAAAATGAATTACGATATAGGAGAGAGTTTATGAAAAGATTAAAAGATTTTGTATTAAGAGAAAATGATATTGAAAGAAATGGACATATCTATTGCAAGGTATGTGGTACAAGAGTAGATGGAGAATTACTTGACCTTGGATTTACAAAGTTTATTCCTAGAATTAAATGTGAATGTGAAATAAAAAGAGATAAGGAAAACGAAGAAAGAGAAAGACTGATGAGAATATCGACATTGAAAAGAGATTGCTTCTCATCACCTATCCAACACAAATATAATTTTGAGAAATACTTAAATGAAAAAGGTCAAGCTTATAAAGTTGCTTATAATTATGCCAAAAGCTTTGAACAAATGAAAGAAGACAATGTTGGACTTTTATTTTATGGAGATGTTGGTAGTGGAAAAACTTATCTTGCTTGTTCAATTGCAAATGAATTAATTGAAAGAAAACAAGTTAGAGTTAAAATCATGAATTTATCCCAGGTTATAAATCAAATACAAAAATCAGCATTTAAGGTAGATTCAAACGAAATTATAAATAACCTATCTAATATTCCTTTATTAATCTTAGATGACCTTGGAATTGAAAGGGACACATCCTATGCAAGAGAACAAGTATATAACATTATAAACTCAAGATACTTAAAGGGTAGGCCGACAATTTTCACTACAAACTTATCATTAGAAATTATTCAAAATCCTAATATTGACCTTGAGTATCAGAGGATATATTCAAGAATACTTGAAATGACAATACCAGTTAAAGTTATAGGAGAAGATTTTAGAAGAAAAATCCATCAAGAGAAGTTAAGAAAATACAAAGAGTTACTTTTATATGGAGGTGGAATAGATGATTAATGAAGAAGTATCAAGGTCAAGTCTTAATCTTGAAGTAAGACTTGCCAAAGCAACAAGTAAAGCAATTCTTGATGCCTTAAAGAAAGTACACAAGCAAATAGAGGAACAAGGTGGTTTGAAAAATGTAATAAAAAATAATGGAGAAGAAGTAAAACTAAAGGATATGGTTAAAAAGGGACAGTTAGAAGAAATTAATCTAAAAGATCCTGAGTTAAAAGAATTAAAGAAAATTTTAAATAAACACGGAGTGAAGTTTTCTGTTATGAAAGATAAGGAAACTGGCAACCACTCTGTGTTTTTTCAATCTAAGGATATAAAGGTAATGGAACATGCCTTTAAAAAAGCAGTTAAGGCTTCTGAAAGAAAGGCCGATAGAAAAGATTCAATAACAAAGACTATAAATAAGTTTAAAGATATGGCTAAGGACACCATCAGCAAAGATAAAGTTAAAAATAAACATAAGGAGCAAAGCTTATGATAAGTAATTTAAAAACATTTGAAAATAAGAATTTTGGGAAACTCACTGTTATAGAAAAAGACGGTGAGTTTTTCTTTATAGCAAATGAAGTAGCAACTATGTTAGGTTATGTCAATCCGAGGAAAGCTGTTTATGACCATGTAGATGAGGAAGATAAGGGTGTAACGAAATGGAATACCCCTGGAGGAATACAGAATATTTCAATAATTAACGAATCAGGATTGTATTCACTTATCCTCTCATCAAAACTACCACAAGCAAAAATATTTAAAGCTTGGGTAACTAGAGAAGTCTTACCAAGTATTAGAAAAAATGGAGGATATATAGTAGGGCAAGAAAAGAAAACTAATGAAGAGTTACTTGCAGATGCAATTCTAGTAGCCAATAGAATTATTGCCGAAAGAGAAGAAGAGATTGAATTATTAAGACCAAAGGCAGACTATTATGACAAATTAGTAGATTATAACCTACTTACAAACTTTAGAAATACTGCCAAAGAGTTAGGAATACCACAAAATCAATTTATAAGTTTTTTAATGGATAAGGGATTAATTTACAGAGATAAGAAAAAGAAACTCTTACCTTATGCAGATAAGAACAATGGATATTTTGAAGTAAAAGAATGGGTTGATCCATTAGGTACACTTGTAGGAATACAAACATTTATAACACCAAAGGGAAGACACTACCTACTGATTTTATTAGATAGCGAAGGTTTTTACGATGAATAAGATATTGGAAGCTATTCTTTCTGATATTAAAAACCTAATTAAAATAGACAACCCAAAGAAATTTATATTAGCAAACATTCCTTATCTATCATTTTTCTACTTTGGAAATATCTTTTCTAAGCACATCAATTCTTATGTAGGAGGAGATATTATTGATAGAATAATGGTGGGAATTTCTGATATAGGAACTTTATCTTATATACCAAGCCTTAATCTAAGGGACTTGTTAGTAGGTATTTCAGTTGCTGCCATCGTTAAGCTAATTGTTTATAGTAAAGGGAAAAACAAAAAGAAATATAGGCAAGGTAAGGAATATGGCTCTGCAAGATGGGGAGAAAGTAAGGATATTGCTCCATACATTGACCCTAAGTTTGAAAATAATGTTCTTATAACTAATACTGAAAGACTAACAATGAATTCAAGACCTAAAAACCCTAAATATGCTAGAAATAAAAATGTATTAGTAATAGGTGGTTCTGGATCAGGTAAGACAAGATTTTATGTAAAGCCAAACCTAATGCAAATGCACTCTTCCTATGTAGTAACAGACCCTAAAGGAACACTTGTGTTAGAGTGTGGAAAAATGCTTTATGAAAATGGATATGACATAAAGATTTTAAACACAATAAACTTTAAAAAATCTATGAAATACAATCCCTTTGCTTATTTGAGAAGTGAAAAAGATATTTTAAAGCTTGTCCAAACCATAATTGCTAACACCAAGGGAGATGGAGAAAAGGCAGGAGAAGATTTCTGGGTAAAGGCTGAAAAGTTATATTACACTGCCCTTATCGGTTATATATATTATGAAGCACCAGAAGAAGAAAAGAACTTTAAGACGCTTTTGGATATGATTGACGCAAGTGAGGTTAGAGAAGATGACGAAACCTATATGAACCCAATTGATAGGCTCTTTGAAGCTCTTGAAAAGAAAGACCCAAGCCATTTTGCGGTTAAGCAATACAAGAAATATAAACTGGCAGCAGGAAAAACTGCCAAGTCAATTCTAATATCTTGTGGAGCGAGACTTGCACCTTTTGATATAAGAGAGCTTAGAGAACTAATGAGCGAAGATGAATTAGAACTCGATAAAATTGGAGATAGAAAAACTGCTTTATTCGTAATAATATCAGATACAGATGATACCTTTAACTTTGTAGTTTCAATAATGTATTCTCAATTATTTAATCTACTATGTGATAAGGCAGATGATGTGTATGGTGGAAGACTTCCAGTTCATGTTAGGTGTCTACTTGATGAGTTTGCAAATATCGGTTTGATTCCTAAATTTGAAAAACTAATAGCGACAATTCGTTCAAGAGAAATATCTGCAAGCATAATATTACAAGCACAATCTCAATTAAAAGCGATCTATAAAGATCACGCAGATACGATAGTTGGTAACTGTGACTCAACGCTCTTTTTAGGAGGAAAAGAAAAAACAACAGTAAAAGAGTTATCAGAAACCTTAGGAAAAGAAACCATAGACCTATATAACACATCAGAAACAAGATCAAATCAAAAATCTTTTGGTCTAAATTACCAAAAAACTGGCAAGGAACTTATGAGTCAAGATGAAATAACTGTAATGGATGGTGGTAAGTGTATATACCAGCTAAGAGGAGTAAGACCTTTCTTATCTGATAAATTTGATATTACAAAGCATAAGAATTATAGATTACTTGAAGATTATGATAAGAAGAATTTATTTGATGTGGAGGAGTTTTTGAAAAACAGAGATAAAATAAAATTAAACTCAAAATCGAAAATTCTCAAAATAAATTTATGATACAAAAACAATTTGTGACTTATAGACGGTTGACTTATAGTCGACAAAGTGCTAATATATAATTATATAGAGGTGCTATTGTATGATCAAAAAAGAATTAGGTCAGGAAATTAGAAAATCATAGAGGAGGAAACATGAAAAAAATTATACATTTACTTTTTTTATGCTTAATTTCAATATTTGTTTTTTTCTGTATTGAATATGTTGTATATAAATTCTTTATTCTCCACAATCCATTATATATAGTTACATTTATATTGTTTTTGGTTGTGTTTTCTTTGGATATTCATTTGTTGAATAAAATGAATTTTCCATATAAGATAATTTCCCCAGCGATTGCGTTAATAACAGTATTTTTAGGTTTGGCACTTTTGAAGTTTTTGCTACCTATTTTGAAATAAATATCGGTTAAAATTAGGCTGAGGAAAGAGAGAATTTCTATGACTTGCACAGAAGAATTACAAGTTATTGGAAGATTATGATAAGAAGAATTTATTTGATGTGGAAGAGTTTTTGAAAAACAGAGATAAAATAAAATTAAACTCAAAATCGAAAATTCTCAAAATAAATTTATGATACAAAAACAATTTGTGACTTATAGACAGTTGACTTATAGTCGACAAAGCGCTAATATATAATCATATGGAGGTGTTATTGTATGATTAAAAAAGAATTAGGTCAGGAAATTAGAAAATTAAGAACAGCTCGTGGATTTACACAAGAAACATTTTCTAAAGCGTGTGGATTGGATAGAACATATATTGCGGATGTAGAGCTTGGCAAGAGAAATATATCAATAGAAAATATTGATAAAATCGCAAAAGGACTTCAAATTACTTTGCCAGAATTATTTAAGTTTAATTCACCTATACAAAAAACAATCATCTTAAATATAAATGGCGAGCAGTTTATTTTAGAAAGTGATACAGAACTCACAATGGATAAGAAAAATTATATTGAAGCAATATGTGAGACAATGTACGATGAAAGTAATGAATGGTATGAAGATATATATGATATGTCCCCATATGATATAGCTGAGCTATTTGAAAAAACAGTAAAAGAAGAAGTAGGAATAACTGTTACATTTAAAGCGATAGACCTTGAAGTATCGATTTTAGAAGATTAGAAATAAGGTATTAATAGGCGATAGAAATTAAAAACTCTCAAGGAAAATATCAGCAAGCATAATACTGCAAGTACAATCTCAATTAAAATCAATCTATAAAGACCATGCAGATACAATAGTTGATAACAATGATTTTACACTCTTTCTATGGGGAAAAGAAACTATAGACCTATATAACACATCGGAAACCAGATCAAATCAAAAATCTTTAGGTCTAAATTACCAAAAAACTGGCAAAGAACTTATGAGCCAAGATGAAATAACTGTAATGGATGGCGGTAAGTGTATTTATCAGTTAAGAGGAGTAAGACCTTTCTTGTCAGATAAATTTGATATTACAAAGCATAAGAATTACAAGTTGTTGGAAGATTATGATAAGAAAAACTTGTTTGATGTGGAAGAGTATTTAACGAATAGAGATAAAATAAAAATAAATAGGAACAGTTTGATTACAAGATTATGAATTAAGCTTAGGATAAAAATATTTTTGATATAATATCTATATATAAACCATGGAGTTAGGCATATGAGGTCTTATGAAAGTAATGAAGAATTAAAAAATGAGATAAAGAAAACTTTTGAAAAGTATATTTCTGAGTTTGATAATATACCGGAAGAACTAAAAGACAAAAAAGTAGAAGAAGTTGATAGGACACCGGCAGAAAATCTTGCCTATCAAGTAGGTTGGACAACT
Encoded proteins:
- a CDS encoding replication initiator protein A, giving the protein MNFDYFYNRQSEMYNFIRLPMVLMEDEIFESISIESKVLYSYMLNRMGLSYKNGWIDEDGKVFIYYTIESIKDQFNCASEKANKLIAELDIKSGIGLIEKKRQGLGKPNRIYVKDFMSIFNNMELKNQEVRKTKFQKFDNRNSRDSNIESQDFRKSEGNYNNISNNELRNNDFSKGQKPYGIYKNIFLTDEEYKDLTNELGNRINEYIDRLSSYMKANNRDYQDHKATIINWYLNDQAKNINNNTTRKMNYDIGESL
- a CDS encoding ATP-binding protein, with the translated sequence MKRLKDFVLRENDIERNGHIYCKVCGTRVDGELLDLGFTKFIPRIKCECEIKRDKENEERERLMRISTLKRDCFSSPIQHKYNFEKYLNEKGQAYKVAYNYAKSFEQMKEDNVGLLFYGDVGSGKTYLACSIANELIERKQVRVKIMNLSQVINQIQKSAFKVDSNEIINNLSNIPLLILDDLGIERDTSYAREQVYNIINSRYLKGRPTIFTTNLSLEIIQNPNIDLEYQRIYSRILEMTIPVKVIGEDFRRKIHQEKLRKYKELLLYGGGIDD
- a CDS encoding PcfB family protein gives rise to the protein MINEEVSRSSLNLEVRLAKATSKAILDALKKVHKQIEEQGGLKNVIKNNGEEVKLKDMVKKGQLEEINLKDPELKELKKILNKHGVKFSVMKDKETGNHSVFFQSKDIKVMEHAFKKAVKASERKADRKDSITKTINKFKDMAKDTISKDKVKNKHKEQSL
- a CDS encoding phage antirepressor KilAC domain-containing protein: MISNLKTFENKNFGKLTVIEKDGEFFFIANEVATMLGYVNPRKAVYDHVDEEDKGVTKWNTPGGIQNISIINESGLYSLILSSKLPQAKIFKAWVTREVLPSIRKNGGYIVGQEKKTNEELLADAILVANRIIAEREEEIELLRPKADYYDKLVDYNLLTNFRNTAKELGIPQNQFISFLMDKGLIYRDKKKKLLPYADKNNGYFEVKEWVDPLGTLVGIQTFITPKGRHYLLILLDSEGFYDE
- a CDS encoding type IV secretory system conjugative DNA transfer family protein, giving the protein MNKILEAILSDIKNLIKIDNPKKFILANIPYLSFFYFGNIFSKHINSYVGGDIIDRIMVGISDIGTLSYIPSLNLRDLLVGISVAAIVKLIVYSKGKNKKKYRQGKEYGSARWGESKDIAPYIDPKFENNVLITNTERLTMNSRPKNPKYARNKNVLVIGGSGSGKTRFYVKPNLMQMHSSYVVTDPKGTLVLECGKMLYENGYDIKILNTINFKKSMKYNPFAYLRSEKDILKLVQTIIANTKGDGEKAGEDFWVKAEKLYYTALIGYIYYEAPEEEKNFKTLLDMIDASEVREDDETYMNPIDRLFEALEKKDPSHFAVKQYKKYKLAAGKTAKSILISCGARLAPFDIRELRELMSEDELELDKIGDRKTALFVIISDTDDTFNFVVSIMYSQLFNLLCDKADDVYGGRLPVHVRCLLDEFANIGLIPKFEKLIATIRSREISASIILQAQSQLKAIYKDHADTIVGNCDSTLFLGGKEKTTVKELSETLGKETIDLYNTSETRSNQKSFGLNYQKTGKELMSQDEITVMDGGKCIYQLRGVRPFLSDKFDITKHKNYRLLEDYDKKNLFDVEEFLKNRDKIKLNSKSKILKINL
- a CDS encoding helix-turn-helix domain-containing protein, with amino-acid sequence MIKKELGQEIRKLRTARGFTQETFSKACGLDRTYIADVELGKRNISIENIDKIAKGLQITLPELFKFNSPIQKTIILNINGEQFILESDTELTMDKKNYIEAICETMYDESNEWYEDIYDMSPYDIAELFEKTVKEEVGITVTFKAIDLEVSILED